One genomic segment of Equus przewalskii isolate Varuska chromosome 13, EquPr2, whole genome shotgun sequence includes these proteins:
- the LOC103543458 gene encoding uncharacterized protein isoform X2: MGSSWQRMSQPCSPGCAGPKQQTRASERCRSQRTRSRMEGSFLTTAPRRSIFPAWPFLAGHVGAPKTHPPGARHRLDASAGRQSAAGALLPWQARTLPLGPLTVLSTAHSCWSRQDAPVMAAWTPPSPVTLPSGAAPFVPQASCRTTEAPRRGFTPALGLPPLRRGARSHPGPVQLHCEGAGAGGAGATGERASTGGSAKGQGGWGQGSQGSVCPGRSPHAFIPPATVPMTTAEGEPTSLPSRLSCHSTELGRREDPAPASGWLHPGVQLSRPGLASLLEEHRGAAQPVPYVQPSPGQEGTLLPGAAPFYLSQLQNPPNETWRAAALKEAPARGCLPCPALRPSHPPCCSLSQAQREGVGSANN; this comes from the exons ATGGGCAGCTCCTGGCAGAGGATGAGTCAGCCCTGCAGCCCAGGGTGTGCAGGCCCCAAGCAGCAGACCCGAGCATCGGAGAGGTGCCGCTCCCAGAGGACTCGGAGCCGAATGGAGGGTTCTTTCCTCACTACCGCTCCAAGGAGGAGCATTTTCCCAGCCTGGCCCTTCCTGGCAGGTCATGTGGGGGCTCCCAAGACCCACCCACCAGGAGCGAGGCACAGGCTGGATGCTTCTGCAGGACGACAGTCAGCTGCGGGTGCTCT GTTGCCCTGGCAGGCCCGGACCTTGCCTCTGGGTCCTCTCACTGTCCTGTCCACTGCCCACTCCTGCTGGTCTCGGCAGGATGCTCCAGTGATGGCGGCCTGGACGCCCCCCTCTCCAGTGACACTGCCTTCGGGGGCTGCGCCCTTTGTGCCCCAGGCTTCGTGCCGTACTACAGAAGCCCCGAGGAGGGGCTTCACACCAGCCCTGGGCCTCCCACCTCTCCGTCGGGGGGCCAGGAGCCACCCAGGCCCCGTGCAGCTACACTGTGAGGGAGCAGGAGCTGGCGGCGCGGGAGCCACTGGAGAACGGGCCAGCACCGGCGGATCAGCCAAGGGGCAAGGCGGCTGGGGGCAAGGTTCCCAGGGCTCAGTCTGCCCCGGCCGCAGCCCTCATGCCTTTATTCCCCCTGCCACAGTGCCCATGACCACTGCTGAAGGCGAGCCCACCTCCCTGCCCAGCAGGCTCTCCTGTCACTCCACTGAGCTGGGCAGGCGAGAAGACCCTGCGCCTGCGAGCGGGTGGCTCCACCCCGGTGTCCAGCTCAGCAGGCCTGGGTTGGCCTCTCTCCTGGAAGAACACAGGGGAGCAGCTCAGCCTGTGCCCTATGTTCAGCCATCCCCCGGCCAAGAAGGGACCCTGCTGCCCGGGGCTGCTCCCTTTTACCTCTCCCAGCTGCAAAACCCGCCCAATGAGACGTGGAGGGCAGCAGCCCTAAAAGAGGCTCCAGCAAGGGGATGTCTGCCTTGTCCAGCCCTCAGACCTTCCCACCCGCCCTGCTGTAGCCTGTCCCAAGCTCAGAGGGAGGGAGTAGGGTCCGCTAACAACTGA
- the LOC103543458 gene encoding uncharacterized protein isoform X3, with translation MDRSPRAAPRGTLESPTSLVPSPFVHSTSHPTSRTPQKSCEAELRVSSSQSLLEEEDPAPLSQQLQATCASGREPLHHLDLPPASLVAVEYLPFYRTHGQLLAEDESALQPRVCRPQAADPSIGEVPLPEDSEPNGGFFPHYRSKEEHFPSLALPGRSCGGSQDPPTRSEAQAGCFCRTTVSCGCSVALAGPDLASGSSHCPVHCPLLLVSAGCSSDGGLDAPLSSDTAFGGCALCAPGFVPYYRSPEEGLHTSPGPPTSPSGGQEPPRPRAATL, from the exons ATGGACCGCTCCCCACGAGCTGCTCCCCGGGGCACGCTGGAGAGCCCTACAAGCCTTGTGCCAAGTCCCTTCGTCCACTCAACCAGCCATCCAACCAGCCGT ACTCCCCAGAAGAGCTGTGAGGCTGAACTCAGAGTCTCGtcctctcagagcctcctggaggaggaggacccAGCGCCCCTATCCCAGCAGCTACAGGCCACCTGTGCAAGCGGCAGGGAGCCCCTCCACCACCTCGACCTCCCCCCTGCATCGCTGGTGGCTGTGGAGTACCTGCCTTTCTACCGCACCCATGGGCAGCTCCTGGCAGAGGATGAGTCAGCCCTGCAGCCCAGGGTGTGCAGGCCCCAAGCAGCAGACCCGAGCATCGGAGAGGTGCCGCTCCCAGAGGACTCGGAGCCGAATGGAGGGTTCTTTCCTCACTACCGCTCCAAGGAGGAGCATTTTCCCAGCCTGGCCCTTCCTGGCAGGTCATGTGGGGGCTCCCAAGACCCACCCACCAGGAGCGAGGCACAGGCTGGATGCTTCTGCAGGACGACAGTCAGCTGCGGGTGCTCT GTTGCCCTGGCAGGCCCGGACCTTGCCTCTGGGTCCTCTCACTGTCCTGTCCACTGCCCACTCCTGCTGGTCTCGGCAGGATGCTCCAGTGATGGCGGCCTGGACGCCCCCCTCTCCAGTGACACTGCCTTCGGGGGCTGCGCCCTTTGTGCCCCAGGCTTCGTGCCGTACTACAGAAGCCCCGAGGAGGGGCTTCACACCAGCCCTGGGCCTCCCACCTCTCCGTCGGGGGGCCAGGAGCCACCCAGGCCCCGTGCAGCTACACTGTGA
- the LOC103543458 gene encoding uncharacterized protein isoform X1, whose product MDRSPRAAPRGTLESPTSLVPSPFVHSTSHPTSRTPQKSCEAELRVSSSQSLLEEEDPAPLSQQLQATCASGREPLHHLDLPPASLVAVEYLPFYRTHGQLLAEDESALQPRVCRPQAADPSIGEVMWGLPRPTHQERGTGWMLLQDDSQLRVLWPRSWTPCLVTAEMEAAGLPWQARTLPLGPLTVLSTAHSCWSRQDAPVMAAWTPPSPVTLPSGAAPFVPQASCRTTEAPRRGFTPALGLPPLRRGARSHPGPVQLHCEGAGAGGAGATGERASTGGSAKGQGGWGQGSQGSVCPGRSPHAFIPPATVPMTTAEGEPTSLPSRLSCHSTELGRREDPAPASGWLHPGVQLSRPGLASLLEEHRGAAQPVPYVQPSPGQEGTLLPGAAPFYLSQLQNPPNETWRAAALKEAPARGCLPCPALRPSHPPCCSLSQAQREGVGSANN is encoded by the exons ATGGACCGCTCCCCACGAGCTGCTCCCCGGGGCACGCTGGAGAGCCCTACAAGCCTTGTGCCAAGTCCCTTCGTCCACTCAACCAGCCATCCAACCAGCCGT ACTCCCCAGAAGAGCTGTGAGGCTGAACTCAGAGTCTCGtcctctcagagcctcctggaggaggaggacccAGCGCCCCTATCCCAGCAGCTACAGGCCACCTGTGCAAGCGGCAGGGAGCCCCTCCACCACCTCGACCTCCCCCCTGCATCGCTGGTGGCTGTGGAGTACCTGCCTTTCTACCGCACCCATGGGCAGCTCCTGGCAGAGGATGAGTCAGCCCTGCAGCCCAGGGTGTGCAGGCCCCAAGCAGCAGACCCGAGCATCGGAGAG GTCATGTGGGGGCTCCCAAGACCCACCCACCAGGAGCGAGGCACAGGCTGGATGCTTCTGCAGGACGACAGTCAGCTGCGGGTGCTCT GGCCACGAAGCTGGACACCGTGCCTGGTGACTGCAGAGATGGAGGCGGCAGG GTTGCCCTGGCAGGCCCGGACCTTGCCTCTGGGTCCTCTCACTGTCCTGTCCACTGCCCACTCCTGCTGGTCTCGGCAGGATGCTCCAGTGATGGCGGCCTGGACGCCCCCCTCTCCAGTGACACTGCCTTCGGGGGCTGCGCCCTTTGTGCCCCAGGCTTCGTGCCGTACTACAGAAGCCCCGAGGAGGGGCTTCACACCAGCCCTGGGCCTCCCACCTCTCCGTCGGGGGGCCAGGAGCCACCCAGGCCCCGTGCAGCTACACTGTGAGGGAGCAGGAGCTGGCGGCGCGGGAGCCACTGGAGAACGGGCCAGCACCGGCGGATCAGCCAAGGGGCAAGGCGGCTGGGGGCAAGGTTCCCAGGGCTCAGTCTGCCCCGGCCGCAGCCCTCATGCCTTTATTCCCCCTGCCACAGTGCCCATGACCACTGCTGAAGGCGAGCCCACCTCCCTGCCCAGCAGGCTCTCCTGTCACTCCACTGAGCTGGGCAGGCGAGAAGACCCTGCGCCTGCGAGCGGGTGGCTCCACCCCGGTGTCCAGCTCAGCAGGCCTGGGTTGGCCTCTCTCCTGGAAGAACACAGGGGAGCAGCTCAGCCTGTGCCCTATGTTCAGCCATCCCCCGGCCAAGAAGGGACCCTGCTGCCCGGGGCTGCTCCCTTTTACCTCTCCCAGCTGCAAAACCCGCCCAATGAGACGTGGAGGGCAGCAGCCCTAAAAGAGGCTCCAGCAAGGGGATGTCTGCCTTGTCCAGCCCTCAGACCTTCCCACCCGCCCTGCTGTAGCCTGTCCCAAGCTCAGAGGGAGGGAGTAGGGTCCGCTAACAACTGA